One Thiocapsa bogorovii DNA segment encodes these proteins:
- the rodA gene encoding rod shape-determining protein RodA yields the protein MDQGRPGFWQRIHLDAPLLVALLALCGFGLMVLFSASDQDPAAVERQLVRLGVAFGLMIAVAQVPPARLRSWSPLLYGVGVAMLIAVLLVGDVGKGAQRWLDFGVVRFQPSELLKLAVPMLLAWMLSARALPPKLVWVVLAAVATLIPVVLIAKQPDLGTSLLVASAGVMVLFVAGMGWGMILSLGAIAAAVTPLVWMGLHDYQRDRVLTFLNPESDPLGSGYHIIQSTIAIGSGGIDGKGWLNGTQSHLEFLPERNTDFIFAVIGEEFGFTGILALLALYLFIILRGLVIAARAQDRYGRLLAGALTLVFFVYVFVNTGMVTGLLPVVGVPLPLISYGGTSMVTLMAGFGMIMGIHTHRIRARG from the coding sequence TTGGACCAGGGGCGTCCCGGTTTCTGGCAACGGATCCACCTGGACGCACCCTTGCTGGTGGCCCTGCTGGCCCTATGCGGTTTCGGGCTGATGGTGCTCTTCAGTGCGAGCGACCAGGATCCTGCCGCGGTCGAGCGGCAGTTGGTTCGGCTCGGGGTCGCCTTCGGCCTGATGATCGCGGTTGCACAGGTCCCCCCCGCGCGCCTTCGCAGCTGGTCGCCGCTGCTCTACGGGGTCGGCGTGGCGATGCTGATCGCAGTGCTTTTGGTCGGAGATGTCGGCAAGGGGGCGCAGCGCTGGCTGGATTTCGGGGTCGTGCGCTTTCAGCCCTCGGAACTTCTGAAGCTCGCGGTGCCCATGTTGCTTGCCTGGATGCTAAGCGCTCGCGCCTTGCCGCCGAAGCTCGTGTGGGTGGTGCTCGCGGCCGTGGCGACCCTGATCCCGGTCGTGCTGATCGCCAAGCAACCGGATCTGGGGACCTCGTTGCTGGTCGCCAGTGCGGGCGTCATGGTGCTGTTCGTGGCCGGCATGGGTTGGGGCATGATCCTTTCGCTCGGAGCCATTGCGGCAGCCGTGACCCCGCTCGTCTGGATGGGTTTGCATGACTATCAGCGCGATCGTGTGCTCACCTTCCTGAATCCGGAGTCCGATCCCCTCGGGTCCGGCTATCACATCATTCAGTCCACGATCGCGATCGGCTCGGGCGGGATCGACGGAAAAGGTTGGCTGAACGGCACCCAGTCACATTTGGAGTTTCTGCCCGAGCGCAATACCGATTTCATCTTCGCCGTCATCGGCGAGGAGTTCGGGTTTACCGGGATCCTGGCCCTACTCGCCCTCTACCTTTTTATCATCCTGCGTGGTCTGGTGATCGCGGCGCGGGCGCAGGATCGGTACGGGCGTCTCCTGGCCGGTGCGCTGACCCTAGTGTTTTTCGTCTACGTCTTCGTCAACACCGGCATGGTCACCGGCTTGCTGCCGGTGGTCGGCGTTCCGCTGCCGCTAATCAGCTACGGCGGGACCTCGATGGTGACCCTGATGGCCGGATTCGGGATGATCATGGGGATACATACCCATCGAATTCGCGCACGCGGCTAA
- the mrdA gene encoding penicillin-binding protein 2 yields MLEANLEDRKRESRLIAIRAWIAAALVIAALGLVVVRLMHLQVDQHDHFSVLSRDNRVKVQPLPPARGLVYDANGVLLADNHPSFSLEITIEKVDDLNATIEALSRVIPIDARDRARFERQKRQRMRFQGVPIRLNLTPAEVARFAVDAHRFAGVDIRAELVRTYPLGEHTAHVLGYVGRINEQELARIDKSNYAGSHFIGKSGLEKAHEALLHGRVGYQQVEVNARGRVIRTLESQPPVSGKDLHLYLDIGLQQAAKEALGEERGAVVALDPRNGGILALVSNPSFDPNLFVEGISQTDYQALLRSPDKPLFNRAVRGQYPPGSTIKQFVALAGLAEGVTTSRRATYCPGAFSLPGHSHRFRCWRRGGHGALSLEQALVQSCDVYFYDLANRLGIDRLSGFLSDFGFGALTGIDVAGELGGLMPTRDWKRRVRKQAWYPGETLIVGIGQGSFLATPLQLAVATAAVANHGKVIRPQVARAAQAPGASAAEQLPMVSHTIDLADEHQWDLIIDAMAKVVESGTARRIRSTEYRIAGKTGTSQVFSLGQNQRYNAATLPKHLKDHALFVAFAPVEDPRIALAVIVENGGGGGATAAPVARRIMDAYLGVANEPSEPSDAGGGRGD; encoded by the coding sequence ATGCTCGAAGCCAATCTCGAAGACCGTAAACGCGAGAGCCGCCTGATCGCGATCCGTGCATGGATCGCAGCGGCCCTGGTGATCGCCGCGCTTGGACTCGTCGTGGTGCGACTGATGCACCTCCAGGTCGATCAGCACGACCATTTCTCGGTGCTGTCCCGCGACAACCGGGTCAAGGTCCAGCCCTTGCCGCCGGCACGTGGACTCGTCTACGACGCGAACGGGGTCTTGCTCGCGGACAATCACCCGTCGTTCTCGTTGGAGATCACGATCGAGAAGGTGGATGATCTGAATGCCACTATCGAGGCGCTGTCCCGAGTCATCCCGATCGACGCCCGGGATCGTGCCCGCTTCGAGCGCCAAAAGCGACAGCGGATGCGTTTTCAGGGGGTGCCGATCCGGCTGAATCTCACGCCGGCCGAGGTTGCGCGATTCGCGGTCGACGCGCATCGTTTCGCCGGTGTCGATATCCGTGCGGAGCTGGTGCGCACCTATCCGCTCGGCGAGCACACCGCCCACGTGCTCGGTTATGTCGGGCGGATCAACGAGCAGGAGCTCGCCCGGATCGACAAGAGCAATTACGCCGGGAGCCACTTCATCGGCAAGAGTGGTCTGGAGAAGGCGCATGAGGCACTGCTGCACGGTCGGGTCGGCTACCAGCAGGTGGAGGTCAACGCCCGCGGCCGGGTGATCCGCACACTCGAGAGTCAGCCGCCCGTATCGGGGAAGGATCTCCATCTGTACCTGGACATCGGTCTGCAGCAAGCGGCGAAGGAAGCGCTCGGCGAGGAGCGCGGTGCGGTGGTCGCCCTGGATCCCCGCAACGGCGGCATCTTGGCCCTCGTCAGTAATCCGAGCTTTGACCCCAATCTGTTCGTGGAAGGGATCAGTCAGACCGATTATCAAGCCTTGCTGAGATCGCCGGACAAGCCGTTGTTTAACCGAGCGGTGCGCGGGCAGTATCCACCGGGCTCGACCATCAAGCAGTTTGTCGCACTCGCCGGACTTGCTGAGGGGGTGACGACCTCGCGGCGTGCGACCTATTGCCCAGGGGCGTTCAGCCTGCCTGGACACTCCCATCGGTTTCGCTGCTGGCGTCGCGGCGGCCATGGTGCCTTGAGCTTGGAGCAAGCACTGGTGCAGTCCTGCGACGTCTACTTCTACGATCTGGCCAACCGGTTGGGGATCGACCGACTCTCGGGCTTTCTCTCGGACTTCGGTTTCGGCGCCTTGACCGGAATCGATGTCGCCGGCGAGCTGGGCGGACTGATGCCGACGCGTGACTGGAAGCGACGGGTGCGCAAACAGGCCTGGTATCCCGGCGAGACCCTGATCGTCGGTATCGGGCAGGGCTCTTTCCTGGCGACGCCGCTGCAATTGGCCGTCGCCACAGCGGCGGTCGCCAATCACGGCAAGGTCATTCGCCCTCAGGTCGCGCGTGCCGCTCAGGCTCCCGGTGCGTCTGCTGCCGAGCAGTTGCCGATGGTCTCGCACACCATCGATCTTGCCGACGAACATCAATGGGATCTGATCATCGACGCGATGGCCAAGGTCGTCGAATCCGGCACCGCCCGGCGCATCCGCAGTACCGAATACCGCATCGCCGGTAAGACGGGGACCTCGCAGGTTTTCAGCCTTGGTCAGAATCAGCGCTACAACGCGGCGACGCTCCCCAAGCATCTCAAGGACCACGCCCTGTTCGTTGCGTTCGCGCCGGTCGAGGATCCGCGCATCGCGCTTGCTGTCATCGTCGAGAACGGTGGCGGGGGCGGCGCCACTGCGGCACCCGTCGCGCGTCGCATTATGGATGCCTATCTCGGCGTCGCGAACGAGCCGAGCGAGCCGAGTGATGCCGGAGGCGGGCGTGGCGACTAG
- the mreD gene encoding rod shape-determining protein MreD yields MTEAAPRGGWLILVSLLVALLLTVLPMPAATDAFRPQWVALVTLYWCLTVPERFGVFAAFAAGLAVDVVTGSLFGQHALGLSLIAYAAVELHQRIRLFPLWQQALFVWVLLLVERLLNLWVLAATGQPMPFLIYWVPTLLGLLLWPWLFVILSDFGRRAGLV; encoded by the coding sequence ATGACGGAAGCCGCACCGCGAGGCGGCTGGCTGATCCTCGTCAGCTTGCTGGTCGCCCTCCTTCTCACGGTCTTGCCGATGCCTGCTGCGACGGATGCCTTCCGGCCGCAGTGGGTGGCGCTCGTTACCCTGTACTGGTGTCTGACGGTGCCGGAGCGTTTCGGGGTCTTCGCAGCCTTCGCCGCTGGTTTGGCCGTCGATGTGGTCACCGGCTCCTTGTTCGGACAGCACGCATTGGGCCTCTCGCTGATCGCCTACGCGGCCGTCGAGCTTCACCAACGCATCCGTCTGTTCCCTTTGTGGCAGCAGGCCCTTTTCGTGTGGGTGTTGCTTCTGGTCGAGCGGCTGCTCAATTTGTGGGTCCTGGCTGCGACGGGCCAGCCAATGCCCTTCCTGATCTACTGGGTTCCGACTCTACTCGGCCTTCTGCTCTGGCCCTGGCTCTTCGTGATCCTCAGCGACTTCGGTCGCCGCGCCGGTTTGGTCTAG